A window of Hordeum vulgare subsp. vulgare chromosome 5H, MorexV3_pseudomolecules_assembly, whole genome shotgun sequence genomic DNA:
ATCTTGAGGGGGCCAAAGACTATGTTCTTTTTAATTAAGcactttcaaaaaaaattcttcaGACATTTTGtcaggttgggggggggggggggggggaggtgtcCGTTTGAGTCAAGTTCAAGCATcaccaatgtaatactcttttaacACTAAGTCCATCAAAATTTGTGGGTCGACAGATCATGTTCCAAGCCACTAAACATTGCCCTCAATTGACCTTCTCTTTGCCCGCCACAAAGAAGGAGCGCATCCAGCTGTTTATATCCACAAAAAACTAATCAGACGCATCGAGCACAAGGAGTTGATGCACCGCTCTCGCTGCAATGACCGACTTGACGAGCACAAGCCCGCCAGAGCACTGCATGAAACCTCTCTGTGCTGGGATGGAATTTCTCACTAGATCAAGCAATGGTTGCCATTCAGCTTTGGCAAGTTGTTTGATGGAGAGGTGGAGGCCTGAGAACTAGGGTTTCTTCATAGTGAGGATTTTTGTGTTACACCCAATCACTTAGCCTTTCACGGTACAATCTTACGAACATTTTGTGTTCATGAATATATGAATCTGTCGTTCATGTTCCTTTTTTCGTATCCGGTCTCACAAGTTCTGGCCTCGTAAAACACGAAGTGGCTTCTGTCTTTCTCTCTCGagccaaaaaagaaaaaagaaaaacacgaAGTGGAACATCAGTTCTCACCTCGGTTGATCTGTGGCTGCTGGATCTCAATCTAACGGTCAGCGATCGGACCTGAAGTGCCGATCGTATACAAGTTGCTCCCCCGGCGTTCAGCGCCGACGGGACGGGTCTCGGCCGAGCACCTTCAAATTCGCCTCCACGAGCGCACCCAACAGAAGCCATCTTCCCACCCCCAATCTCCCCCCACCGCGCTGCAATGCCGTTCCTGAGCCCCCTCGCGGGCGACGACgccgacgactactactacggcTACGACGCCGGGTACCGCCGCGGcaccggtggcggcggcggcggcggcggcgggaagaGCGCCAAGAAGGACAGGGGCATCTTCTCCTGCCTCCCCTGCTTCACCCCCTTCTGTAATTGCTTCTCCTCCCTTTCTTGCCCAAGAAGGATTTCATGGCTCTCTTCTAGTCCATGACGCCGATTTCTTGGCTTTCTTGCTTTGCTGATTCGTGCCTCTTTTCTTGTTTCTTGCCGACCAGCGCCCGGAGCGGTGGACCCGATGGTGcaccgccgcctcctctcctCCGACTCCAGCGACAGCGACAACGTCGCCGCCACCGACATCACCGCCGATCTCGCGCGCCTCCGCCTGCGCTACTCCCGCctcgccgccggcccgccagtCCGCCCGCGCGACGTCCCCGCCCTCGTCGCCCGCACGGACGACCCGCCGCTCGCCGTTGCTGCGCTCTCCTGGCTCGGCGGCGACCTGCGCCCGTCCTGCATCCTCGCCCTCCTCCCGGCGCTGCTCCCGTCCCTGAGGACAAGCGAGTCCGAGGGCGATCTcttcctcccctccaacgagcgcCAGTCGCAGGCGCTCTCCGCCGCCAGGCGCCGCCTCCAGGCCCGCGAGGCCGCGCTGGACGGCGAGGTGGCCGAGTACCAGTCCACCTACGCCATGAAGCTG
This region includes:
- the LOC123395822 gene encoding uncharacterized protein LOC123395822, which translates into the protein MPFLSPLAGDDADDYYYGYDAGYRRGTGGGGGGGGGKSAKKDRGIFSCLPCFTPFSPGAVDPMVHRRLLSSDSSDSDNVAATDITADLARLRLRYSRLAAGPPVRPRDVPALVARTDDPPLAVAALSWLGGDLRPSCILALLPALLPSLRTSESEGDLFLPSNERQSQALSAARRRLQAREAALDGEVAEYQSTYAMKLACEKTKEGFAETAAEEVCKMARAARRADKLRWRAVEAAVKEVLTPAQAKEFLKAVEDVSGKVGRHGARWQARAGPLSVPAEAFERMRANARAAADDAW